A single region of the Gracilibacillus caseinilyticus genome encodes:
- a CDS encoding glycosyltransferase family 4 protein gives MKICYLADINNYHTKKWVEYFSSIGHEIIVISLANGQIKNCKSYCFGFSNVKHTSLFKKVKYLTYIKKIKEILKKEKPDLLHAHYASSYGLLSVLSGYKPSIVSLWGSDILLFPKKTFIHKFIITRVLNGDNFLFSTSDYMISESKQYLKKNKQIHLTPFGVNTNKFKPVENKDKKNETFIIGVNKSLETISGIDVLLKAFNQFMKKNDRPQVELRIAGKGSKKGYFLDLCKELSIEKYVKFYGYLNEDEVVKFLQDLDLAVYPSRSESFGVSAVEAQACGIPVIASDVDGFKESTMPGETALLFESENELELCHKIQILYRNQAKRKSMSQKAIGFVIDKFNLRNNFNEVEIKYIEISNS, from the coding sequence ATGAAAATATGTTATTTGGCAGATATTAATAATTATCACACAAAAAAATGGGTTGAATATTTTTCGTCTATAGGTCATGAAATTATTGTGATATCTTTAGCAAATGGACAAATAAAAAACTGCAAGTCATATTGTTTCGGGTTTTCTAATGTTAAACATACTAGTTTATTTAAAAAGGTAAAATATTTAACTTATATAAAAAAAATTAAAGAGATATTAAAAAAAGAGAAACCAGATTTACTTCATGCTCATTATGCAAGTAGTTATGGCTTATTAAGTGTTTTATCAGGATATAAACCTAGTATAGTATCACTTTGGGGTTCTGATATTTTGTTATTTCCTAAAAAAACATTTATTCACAAATTTATAATTACACGAGTATTGAATGGCGATAACTTTTTATTTTCAACAAGTGATTATATGATTAGTGAATCCAAACAATATCTAAAAAAAAATAAACAAATTCATTTAACTCCTTTTGGTGTTAACACCAATAAGTTTAAACCAGTTGAAAATAAAGATAAAAAAAATGAAACTTTTATTATAGGAGTTAACAAATCACTTGAAACTATTTCTGGAATTGATGTTCTACTTAAAGCATTTAATCAATTTATGAAAAAAAATGATCGTCCACAGGTAGAGTTAAGAATTGCAGGAAAAGGAAGTAAAAAAGGATATTTTTTGGATTTATGCAAAGAATTAAGTATAGAAAAATACGTAAAGTTCTATGGGTACTTAAATGAGGATGAGGTGGTTAAATTTTTACAAGATTTAGATTTAGCTGTATATCCTTCAAGATCAGAAAGTTTTGGAGTTTCAGCAGTTGAGGCTCAAGCATGTGGTATACCTGTTATTGCAAGCGATGTAGATGGATTCAAAGAATCTACAATGCCTGGGGAAACAGCATTATTATTTGAAAGTGAAAATGAATTAGAATTATGCCATAAGATACAAATTTTATATAGAAATCAGGCAAAAAGAAAATCAATGAGTCAAAAAGCTATAGGTTTTGTTATTGATAAATTTAATTTACGGAACAATTTTAATGAAGTTGAGATAAAATATATAGAAATATCTAACTCTTAA
- a CDS encoding tyrosine-protein phosphatase produces the protein MLDINPYILPVNQDSVKDKLAALQLAKEAEKAGIKTIIATPKYVQGIQEINKDTITSYVETLNQKLIEESVNVEILPSQTVRIHGNLEEDLEKGKYMTYGNDPTYIFLELMHDQIPQYTTQLCYDLQLKGYKPILVHPEKNIDIQKDVNILYSLVKNGALVQISARSINGKKGKKIQKTTQHLLKHNLVHFISSDTADAKQFYLQPAWDSLKKTLSIEQIYVLQENRSLLLDGRIVQGEEPVRIKKKKIFGLI, from the coding sequence ATGTTGGATATCAATCCATATATTCTTCCAGTAAATCAGGATAGTGTGAAAGATAAACTAGCTGCGCTTCAATTAGCGAAAGAAGCAGAAAAAGCTGGCATCAAGACTATTATTGCTACTCCGAAATATGTACAAGGCATACAAGAAATTAATAAAGATACGATCACGAGTTATGTAGAAACATTGAATCAAAAATTGATAGAAGAAAGTGTGAACGTGGAGATATTACCTAGTCAGACAGTTCGAATCCACGGTAATTTAGAAGAAGATTTGGAAAAAGGAAAGTACATGACATATGGTAACGACCCAACCTACATATTTCTAGAATTGATGCATGACCAAATCCCCCAGTATACAACGCAACTCTGCTATGATCTACAATTAAAAGGCTACAAACCGATTCTTGTACATCCTGAGAAGAATATTGATATTCAAAAGGATGTAAATATTTTATATAGCCTGGTTAAGAATGGTGCACTGGTACAAATAAGTGCTAGAAGTATCAATGGCAAGAAGGGTAAAAAAATTCAAAAGACCACTCAACATTTATTAAAACACAACCTTGTTCACTTTATAAGTTCAGATACTGCTGATGCTAAACAGTTTTATTTACAGCCAGCTTGGGATTCTTTGAAGAAGACATTATCTATCGAGCAAATTTATGTCTTGCAAGAGAATAGGAGCCTCTTATTAGATGGAAGAATAGTACAAGGGGAGGAGCCGGTTCGAATCAAGAAAAAGAAGATTTTTGGTTTGATATAA
- a CDS encoding EpsG family protein codes for MFHIDLKSLVIYSSVFIVSILFIKEYQKKCSYYDSSVEIKSNDIVKRYTCLFFVSLIPTLIAGLRYGVGTDYFNYWDMFYWYNDLSLKELLINENERFFKLVIIISDFLFQNPIWMFVLSHFITMMFLLAAVTTYKNKFSYSFSLFIFFMSFWSFSLNITRQFIAVTIVLFAIKYILRRSFVKYVIFILIATQFHMSAIICIIFYFLNFKKSTLIQYLYYLMIIFTPIVLPFLIILISKIPLFQEYTTTYELGNPFQIDFIYSAKTFFWFLILVGPIIFYKNGVVNQKYNVLFNILILELPLVYMGNFNLFANRLALFPQIIQIIIIPLVISSIKNPKEKRLVFVYYCILYLFIYLQRFVFSNQGDIFPYISIF; via the coding sequence ATGTTTCATATAGACTTAAAATCGTTAGTAATCTACTCAAGTGTATTTATTGTATCAATTTTATTTATAAAAGAATATCAGAAGAAATGTAGTTATTACGATTCAAGTGTTGAGATTAAATCAAATGATATTGTAAAAAGGTATACGTGTCTTTTTTTTGTTTCGCTAATTCCTACATTAATCGCAGGTTTAAGATATGGTGTAGGTACAGATTATTTTAATTACTGGGACATGTTTTATTGGTATAATGACCTATCTTTAAAGGAGCTACTAATTAATGAAAATGAAAGATTTTTTAAACTTGTAATAATAATTTCAGATTTTCTTTTTCAAAATCCAATTTGGATGTTTGTATTAAGTCATTTTATTACAATGATGTTTCTTCTAGCTGCTGTGACTACATATAAAAATAAGTTTTCGTATTCATTTTCTTTGTTTATTTTCTTTATGTCATTTTGGTCATTTTCTTTAAATATAACTAGGCAGTTTATTGCAGTTACTATTGTGTTGTTTGCTATAAAATATATCTTACGTAGATCTTTTGTTAAATACGTAATTTTCATACTAATAGCTACTCAGTTTCATATGTCAGCTATAATTTGCATTATTTTTTATTTTTTAAATTTTAAAAAATCAACTTTAATACAGTATTTGTATTATTTAATGATAATATTTACTCCTATAGTGTTGCCTTTTTTAATTATTTTAATAAGTAAAATACCTCTTTTTCAAGAATATACTACGACATATGAACTGGGAAATCCATTTCAAATTGATTTTATATACTCAGCTAAAACATTTTTTTGGTTTTTAATATTAGTAGGTCCAATAATATTTTATAAGAACGGTGTAGTTAATCAAAAATATAATGTGTTATTTAATATTTTAATATTAGAATTGCCACTAGTGTATATGGGTAATTTTAATCTGTTTGCAAATCGACTAGCTTTATTCCCCCAAATAATTCAAATTATTATCATTCCTTTAGTAATAAGTTCTATAAAGAATCCTAAAGAGAAGAGGCTAGTTTTTGTTTATTATTGTATTTTATATTTGTTTATATATTTACAGAGGTTTGTGTTCTCAAACCAAGGAGATATATTTCCTTATATAAGTATTTTTTAA
- a CDS encoding acetyltransferase, producing MNKKLLIIGASGHGKVVADIALKMKNWETVVFLDDNEKITKSLGLKVVGTSKDIDDYLDEYDIFVGIGNNNTREKVQNKLISIGASIPSLIHPNAIIGEEVEIGKGTAIMAGAIINSCTTIGNGCIINTASTIDHDNIVKDYVHVSPGAHLAGTVEVGKASWIGIGSIIINNTSIKNDCIVGAGAVVINDLTESGTYVGVPAKIT from the coding sequence ATGAACAAAAAATTGTTAATCATAGGTGCAAGTGGTCATGGGAAGGTAGTAGCTGATATTGCATTGAAGATGAAAAATTGGGAGACAGTTGTATTTCTTGATGATAATGAAAAAATCACAAAATCATTGGGATTAAAGGTCGTTGGAACTTCCAAAGATATTGATGATTATTTAGATGAATATGATATATTTGTCGGTATTGGAAATAACAATACAAGAGAGAAAGTCCAAAATAAGTTGATTTCAATAGGGGCAAGTATTCCTTCATTAATTCACCCCAATGCCATTATTGGAGAAGAAGTAGAAATTGGAAAAGGAACAGCTATAATGGCGGGTGCTATTATTAATTCTTGTACAACAATAGGAAACGGCTGTATTATCAACACCGCTTCTACTATAGATCATGACAATATCGTTAAAGATTATGTTCATGTATCGCCTGGAGCACATCTAGCAGGTACAGTAGAAGTAGGTAAAGCTTCATGGATTGGAATTGGTAGTATAATAATTAATAATACTAGTATCAAAAATGATTGTATAGTTGGTGCTGGAGCAGTAGTGATAAATGATTTGACGGAATCAGGAACTTATGTTGGAGTTCCTGCAAAAATTACATAA
- the galU gene encoding UTP--glucose-1-phosphate uridylyltransferase GalU: MEKVRKAIIPAAGLGTRFLPATKAMPKEMLPIVDKPTIQYIIEEAIASGIEDIIIVTGKGKRAIEDHFDNNFELEDNLLKKGKLELLEKAKQPASVDIHYIRQKEPLGLGHAVWCARKFIGNEPFAVLLGDDIVQSDRPCLEQLIDEYERTGGSIIGVQQVPENETHRYGIVDPNQKDGNSYSVKQFVEKPEKGTAPSNLAIMGRYVLSPKIFQYLEQKEIGAGGEIQLTDAIQQLNQSQSVFALDFDGRRYDVGEKLGFIKTTIEFAIQNEEIGPEVRELIDQLASECKVRQ; encoded by the coding sequence ATGGAAAAAGTCAGAAAAGCAATTATTCCTGCAGCTGGTTTAGGGACAAGGTTTTTACCGGCTACGAAAGCAATGCCTAAGGAAATGTTGCCAATCGTTGATAAACCAACGATCCAATACATAATAGAAGAAGCCATTGCATCAGGAATAGAAGATATTATTATTGTAACAGGAAAAGGGAAACGTGCGATTGAGGATCACTTTGATAATAACTTTGAGTTAGAAGATAACTTACTGAAAAAGGGAAAGTTAGAGCTGTTAGAAAAAGCAAAACAACCTGCCAGTGTGGATATACACTATATTCGACAAAAAGAACCATTAGGACTTGGTCATGCTGTATGGTGTGCTCGCAAATTTATCGGAAATGAACCATTCGCGGTATTGCTTGGTGATGATATTGTCCAGTCAGACAGGCCATGTTTGGAACAATTGATTGATGAGTATGAACGCACAGGTGGTTCCATCATCGGCGTGCAACAGGTACCGGAAAACGAAACACATCGATATGGCATTGTGGATCCAAATCAAAAGGATGGCAACAGTTACTCTGTCAAGCAGTTTGTAGAGAAACCAGAAAAGGGTACAGCACCATCGAATCTAGCGATCATGGGACGTTATGTCCTTTCACCAAAAATTTTTCAATATTTAGAACAAAAAGAAATTGGTGCCGGTGGTGAAATTCAATTAACCGACGCTATACAGCAATTAAATCAGTCTCAAAGTGTATTTGCTTTGGATTTCGATGGAAGAAGATATGACGTAGGTGAAAAGCTTGGTTTTATCAAAACGACGATTGAATTTGCGATACAAAATGAAGAAATAGGTCCTGAAGTGCGCGAATTAATTGATCAACTGGCAAGTGAATGTAAAGTGAGACAATAA
- a CDS encoding glycosyltransferase family 2 protein has product MELLWEILFYLSGFIIVWAMVGYPLSLKLIGHLYKSKTLKKDYSHQPTVTLMVVAHNEEKIILEKLNNIIKLNYPKEKLEFLVASDNSTDKTNEIVTKFINEHSEYKIRLYEVKARKGKTNAQNEAQKTVDTDYLVMTDANSMMDKNSVKELMAAFTSDDIAYVTGGLRFVNQESSDVSNAESSYWDSDLLTRNIESKIQTITAGNGAIYACRTKDYYDFDPIECHDSAMPTLYAIQGKRAIANHDAIAYEKAGEVIEDEFGRKVRMNRIILKYILPDIRILNAFKYKWFTYFYLGHRTFRYLLWISHFILFISNAILMLDSWIYTATFFMQLLFYLLGFIKKITKSNNKYLTLIYYYCITILAQWVGVFNVMTGEAKPFWEKAESTR; this is encoded by the coding sequence ATGGAATTGTTATGGGAGATTCTATTTTATCTTAGTGGCTTTATAATAGTGTGGGCTATGGTAGGATACCCGTTGTCTTTAAAACTAATTGGTCATCTATATAAAAGTAAAACTCTAAAAAAAGATTATTCGCATCAACCTACTGTAACTCTTATGGTAGTTGCTCACAATGAGGAAAAAATAATACTCGAAAAATTAAATAATATCATAAAATTAAACTATCCAAAAGAAAAATTAGAGTTTTTAGTTGCTTCGGATAATAGTACAGATAAGACTAATGAAATTGTAACGAAGTTTATAAATGAGCATTCAGAATATAAGATTCGACTATACGAAGTGAAAGCCCGAAAAGGTAAAACTAATGCTCAAAATGAAGCTCAGAAAACCGTAGATACAGACTATCTTGTAATGACTGATGCAAATTCTATGATGGATAAGAATTCCGTTAAAGAATTAATGGCAGCTTTTACCTCAGATGATATTGCATATGTGACTGGTGGTTTGCGTTTTGTCAATCAAGAATCTAGTGATGTGAGTAATGCTGAATCAAGCTATTGGGATTCGGACTTGTTAACTAGAAATATTGAAAGTAAAATTCAAACAATTACTGCAGGTAATGGCGCTATATATGCTTGTCGAACAAAGGACTACTATGATTTTGATCCAATTGAGTGTCATGACAGTGCTATGCCAACTTTATATGCAATTCAAGGTAAGAGAGCTATTGCTAATCATGATGCGATAGCATATGAAAAGGCTGGAGAAGTAATAGAAGATGAATTCGGTCGCAAAGTAAGAATGAATCGAATAATTTTGAAGTATATTTTACCAGATATACGAATTTTGAATGCCTTTAAATACAAATGGTTCACTTATTTTTATTTAGGTCATAGAACCTTTAGATATTTATTATGGATATCACATTTTATTTTATTTATATCCAATGCTATCTTAATGCTAGACTCATGGATATATACTGCTACTTTTTTCATGCAACTGCTGTTTTATTTATTAGGCTTTATTAAAAAAATAACAAAATCAAACAATAAGTACTTAACTTTAATATACTATTATTGCATTACAATACTTGCCCAATGGGTTGGTGTATTTAATGTGATGACAGGAGAGGCGAAACCATTTTGGGAGAAAGCAGAAAGTACTAGGTAA
- a CDS encoding DegT/DnrJ/EryC1/StrS family aminotransferase: MAERIYLASPHMSEEGYEQKYVQEAFDTNWIAPLGTNVNEFEKELATKVGIKSAAALSSGTAAIHLALKAAGVGEGDIVFCPTLTFSATANPIIYQNATPVFIDSNEETWNMDPTALEEAFNKYPEVKAVIVVHLYGLSADMDRIMEVCNKHKTIVIEDAAESLGGFYKGKQTGTFGDYGIYSFNGNKIITTSGGGMLISNNEEKIAKARFWATQSRDQAQHYQHSELGYNYRMSNVVAGIGRGQLKVLDKRVEKKKYIFEYYKKELSNLEGIEFMPVNEWDEPNYWLSSFTLSGLVRPNDIFEALERENIESRPIWKPMHIQPFFEKYDFVGFNVSEQLFENGVCLPSDTKMTDSDLCKIVKIIKGLWLQ, from the coding sequence ATGGCAGAAAGGATTTATCTCGCATCTCCTCATATGAGTGAGGAAGGCTATGAACAAAAATATGTTCAAGAAGCATTTGATACTAATTGGATAGCACCTCTTGGAACTAATGTCAATGAATTTGAAAAAGAATTGGCTACTAAGGTAGGAATTAAATCAGCAGCAGCACTAAGCTCTGGTACTGCTGCAATTCATCTAGCACTTAAAGCAGCTGGAGTAGGTGAAGGAGATATTGTGTTTTGCCCGACATTAACCTTCTCTGCAACTGCTAATCCGATAATCTATCAAAATGCAACTCCAGTGTTTATCGATAGTAATGAAGAAACTTGGAACATGGATCCTACAGCTTTGGAAGAGGCGTTTAACAAATACCCAGAAGTAAAAGCTGTGATTGTTGTTCATTTATATGGCTTATCAGCTGATATGGATAGAATTATGGAGGTCTGTAATAAACACAAAACAATAGTAATTGAAGATGCAGCAGAATCCTTGGGAGGATTTTACAAAGGGAAACAGACTGGTACATTTGGGGATTATGGTATCTACTCATTTAATGGGAATAAAATTATTACCACTTCTGGTGGCGGGATGCTTATTTCAAACAATGAAGAAAAAATTGCAAAAGCTAGGTTTTGGGCGACTCAATCTAGAGATCAAGCTCAACATTATCAACATAGCGAACTTGGATATAATTATAGAATGAGTAATGTAGTAGCTGGTATAGGCCGCGGGCAACTGAAAGTGTTAGACAAACGAGTAGAGAAGAAGAAGTATATATTTGAATATTATAAAAAGGAGCTGAGTAATTTAGAGGGAATAGAATTTATGCCTGTTAATGAATGGGATGAGCCAAATTATTGGTTGAGTTCGTTTACTCTTTCAGGATTAGTGAGACCAAACGACATATTTGAAGCACTTGAAAGAGAGAATATTGAATCCAGACCTATATGGAAACCAATGCATATACAGCCCTTTTTTGAGAAATATGATTTTGTAGGGTTCAATGTATCCGAGCAGTTATTTGAAAATGGAGTATGTCTACCTTCTGATACGAAAATGACGGATAGTGATTTATGTAAAATTGTAAAAATTATCAAAGGGTTGTGGTTGCAGTAA
- a CDS encoding polysaccharide biosynthesis protein, with product MGYKQRILLLVLLDSIIVSTAIFIASWIVYPNYSLENMKVVAITSIALLLFHHLFASIYKLYHKVWAYASVGELIAIVKAITFTIVATAIVQYLFNDFTIYKRALIVTWLLHIMLIGGSRFVWRVYRDRFMHDKKNKKRTLIVGAGSAGAMIARQLKNEQQHNDLLPVAFVDDDISKHKMQLYDIPVAGSTAEIPEVVSNLEIDQIVIAIPSLTNAALSELVTICNNTNKKVQMVPKIEDIVSGKISVSSLKNVDVEDVLGREPVELDIDSISEYVTNNTVMVTGAGGSIGSEICRQLIRFTPNKILLVGHGEFSIYSIDMELRNKYKDSDIEIIPIIADVQDRERIFEIVQDHNPRIIYHAAAHKHVPLMEYNPHEAVKNNIIGTKNVADAADTFGIHTFVLVSTDKAVNPTNVMGATKRVAEMVVQNLAKSSKTKFVAVRFGNVLGSRGSVIPLFKKQIEKGGPVTVTHPDMTRYFMTIPEASRLVIQAGTLARGGEIFVLDMGEPVKIVDLARNLVKLSGYTESEIPIKYSGIRPGEKLYEELLGEDEVHPKAIYEKIYIGKTIAVEQDSLFELINTFTKHDKQQLKEHLMDIVYSKKIKKVESVN from the coding sequence ATGGGGTATAAACAACGAATATTATTATTAGTGTTACTAGACTCAATCATTGTAAGCACAGCCATTTTTATCGCTTCCTGGATAGTCTATCCGAATTATTCGTTAGAGAATATGAAAGTAGTGGCAATTACGTCCATTGCGCTGCTTCTCTTTCATCACTTGTTTGCCTCTATTTATAAGCTCTATCACAAGGTATGGGCATATGCGAGTGTTGGTGAATTAATTGCGATTGTGAAGGCAATAACCTTTACAATCGTAGCGACAGCAATTGTACAGTACTTATTCAATGATTTTACGATTTATAAGCGAGCACTTATTGTTACATGGCTACTACATATTATGCTTATCGGAGGATCGCGATTTGTCTGGAGAGTTTACCGCGACCGTTTTATGCACGATAAGAAAAACAAAAAACGAACATTAATTGTCGGTGCAGGATCAGCTGGTGCTATGATCGCAAGGCAGTTAAAAAATGAACAGCAGCATAATGATCTATTGCCCGTAGCCTTTGTCGATGATGATATATCGAAGCATAAAATGCAATTGTATGATATTCCGGTTGCAGGAAGCACAGCAGAAATTCCTGAGGTAGTGTCTAATTTAGAAATCGATCAAATCGTTATTGCAATCCCTTCATTAACAAATGCCGCATTATCTGAATTAGTTACTATTTGCAATAACACTAATAAAAAAGTACAGATGGTGCCGAAAATCGAGGATATAGTCTCGGGTAAAATTTCAGTTAGTTCATTAAAAAATGTCGATGTAGAAGATGTACTCGGTCGAGAGCCAGTCGAATTAGATATTGATTCTATTTCAGAATATGTCACAAATAACACCGTGATGGTAACGGGAGCAGGAGGCTCAATCGGGTCTGAAATTTGCAGGCAGTTAATCCGATTTACGCCAAACAAGATTCTATTAGTCGGACACGGTGAGTTTAGTATTTACTCAATTGACATGGAGTTACGAAATAAATACAAAGATTCAGATATTGAAATTATTCCTATTATTGCAGATGTACAAGACCGTGAACGAATTTTCGAAATTGTTCAGGATCATAATCCGAGAATTATCTATCATGCAGCAGCACACAAACATGTTCCATTAATGGAATACAATCCACACGAAGCAGTCAAGAACAATATCATTGGTACAAAGAACGTAGCGGATGCGGCGGATACTTTTGGCATTCATACTTTTGTTTTAGTTTCTACAGATAAAGCCGTTAACCCTACTAATGTAATGGGCGCAACAAAACGTGTGGCTGAGATGGTTGTGCAGAACTTAGCCAAATCAAGTAAGACAAAATTCGTTGCTGTACGATTTGGTAATGTACTTGGTAGTCGTGGTAGTGTAATTCCACTGTTCAAAAAACAAATTGAAAAAGGTGGTCCGGTTACAGTTACACACCCTGATATGACAAGATATTTTATGACGATTCCGGAAGCATCAAGACTCGTTATTCAAGCAGGTACACTAGCACGTGGTGGAGAGATTTTTGTATTGGATATGGGTGAGCCTGTTAAAATTGTCGATTTAGCAAGGAATTTGGTTAAGTTATCTGGTTACACAGAATCTGAAATTCCAATTAAATATTCTGGTATTAGGCCTGGTGAGAAATTGTATGAGGAACTGTTAGGAGAGGATGAAGTACACCCTAAGGCAATTTATGAAAAAATATATATTGGAAAGACAATTGCAGTAGAGCAAGATAGCTTATTTGAATTGATAAATACATTTACAAAGCATGATAAACAGCAATTAAAGGAACATTTAATGGACATTGTATATTCCAAAAAAATCAAAAAAGTTGAGTCTGTTAATTAA
- a CDS encoding tyrosine-protein phosphatase codes for MIDIHCHILPGIDDGAKHTEESVQMAKIAVSQGITTIIATPHHLNGSYDNYKDDIISAVDQLNTRLQEEAIPLTILPGQETRINGDMVTDLEEGNLLPLNENSGYLFVELPSNHVPRYTTQLMFDLQLQGIKPIIVHPERNKEIMENPNILYDLVSNGTLTQLTAASIAGKFGKKIKKLSLQLIEANLTHFIASDAHNTRTRGFVMHDAHTVIKDEFGTDVLYWLMENAQYMVNGEHVIGEVPERVKKRKILGIF; via the coding sequence ATGATTGATATTCATTGTCATATCCTTCCAGGTATAGATGATGGTGCGAAACATACCGAGGAAAGTGTGCAAATGGCGAAAATTGCCGTATCGCAAGGAATTACAACGATTATTGCAACTCCACATCATCTAAATGGCAGCTATGATAACTACAAAGATGATATTATATCAGCAGTAGATCAATTGAATACTAGACTACAAGAAGAAGCAATACCTCTAACAATCCTACCCGGTCAAGAAACACGGATAAATGGAGATATGGTTACCGATTTAGAAGAAGGGAATTTACTACCACTTAATGAGAATAGTGGTTATTTATTCGTGGAATTGCCTTCCAACCATGTCCCGCGTTATACGACACAATTGATGTTTGATCTGCAATTACAAGGAATCAAGCCAATCATTGTTCACCCCGAGCGTAATAAAGAAATTATGGAAAACCCGAATATATTATATGACTTAGTGAGTAATGGTACATTGACTCAGTTAACTGCTGCAAGTATCGCTGGAAAGTTTGGGAAAAAGATCAAGAAATTAAGTTTGCAATTAATAGAAGCTAATCTAACGCATTTTATCGCCTCTGATGCACATAACACTAGAACACGAGGTTTTGTTATGCATGATGCACATACCGTCATTAAGGATGAATTTGGAACCGATGTGCTTTATTGGTTGATGGAAAATGCACAGTATATGGTGAATGGTGAGCATGTGATCGGAGAAGTTCCGGAAAGAGTTAAGAAAAGAAAGATTTTGGGAATTTTCTAA
- a CDS encoding sugar transferase, which produces MKRFRSNFYCSFVKRPLDFILSLLAIIVLSFVFIVIAVLVKIKLGSPVLFKQQRPGMDEKIFMMYKFRTMTDEKDKEGDLLADHIRLTKFGKFLRSTSLDELPELFNILKGDMSIVGPRPLLVQYLSLYNEQQRRRHNVRPGLSGLAQISGRNTISWEDKFKLDVEYVESVNFALDLKIIFFTFKKVFVREGINSESSATVEPFKGYEQER; this is translated from the coding sequence ATGAAAAGATTCAGAAGTAATTTTTATTGTAGCTTTGTCAAACGACCATTGGACTTCATTTTATCCTTGTTAGCAATTATTGTTTTAAGTTTTGTATTTATTGTGATAGCAGTTTTAGTAAAAATCAAACTAGGTAGTCCAGTACTTTTTAAACAACAAAGACCAGGGATGGATGAAAAAATTTTTATGATGTATAAGTTTCGGACGATGACTGATGAAAAAGATAAGGAAGGAGATTTATTGGCTGATCATATCAGATTAACGAAATTTGGGAAGTTTTTAAGATCAACATCTCTAGATGAGCTCCCTGAATTATTTAATATTCTTAAAGGTGATATGTCAATTGTTGGTCCAAGACCATTATTAGTTCAATATCTTTCTCTTTATAATGAACAACAAAGACGTCGCCATAATGTAAGACCAGGTTTATCAGGGCTAGCACAGATTAGTGGAAGAAATACAATTAGTTGGGAAGATAAATTTAAACTAGACGTTGAATACGTTGAAAGTGTGAATTTTGCTTTGGACTTAAAGATAATATTTTTCACATTTAAGAAGGTATTTGTTAGAGAAGGAATTAATTCAGAAAGTTCAGCTACTGTTGAACCATTTAAAGGCTATGAACAGGAAAGGTAG